Below is a window of Podospora pseudocomata strain CBS 415.72m chromosome 1 map unlocalized CBS415.72m_1.2, whole genome shotgun sequence DNA.
TAACAATGCGAGCTATAAAACAAAACGTACCTCCCCCGCTTCGTCTTGACCAAATTCGGCGCCTCGATCAACGGCCCATCAAGCTCGGGTATCCTATCCAACACCGTCGTCGCCGGACCAACAGGCGTGAACCCATCGCTAATGTCCACCTCTTGGAGTACAAACGGCGTGGGAAACCCAGGCTTGTCCCCGTTGCCGCACggccccccctttcctttggCGCTGCCGTCAACCTTGTAGATTACATACCGCCTGTTGGTTTCGGCGTCGAAAAACCCAGACGAGTCAATCGCTCCGCCGTCGTGGTCCGGGCAGGCAaaggggtgagggtggggggtgtaAGGCCCCAAgatggaggttttggagacCGCCACGCCGATGCAGTGGTATGGCGAGCCCGAGAGGCGTCCCGAGTAGTACATCACGtaggttttggtttgggggaTGAAGTGGACGTCCGGTGCCCAGATTAGCGGGAGCGTGTCGTTCACCCAGTCGCCCGGGGTGGGCAAGAGGTCAATCTTGTTGAGGAGTGTCCATCTTGCGTCGGCGGAGGTGAAGGACGGAAAGGAAGGGGACCAGGCCACTTGGACATTGTTCGTGTTCCCGGAGGTGGCAAAGGCGTACCACTTGGAGGTTGCTGGGTCAAACGTGACGGAAGGGTCAGGGAAGTCGAGATTCCCCAATGTAGTGCGGGGTGAGGAGAGCACCCCCAAAGGCAAGAATGCTAGAAATAGTAGCGAATGCATCGTGTTGACTGCAGTGCAAAgtcttgtggtggtgggctaaTGAATGCATGGTTCTTTGGGGCAAGACAGCCACGCCCAAGTTATATATTAATGACGACTTGACGATGTCATGAGAATGTCGGGTCGACGGCCGAAACAGGACAATGATGACCATGGCGTATTACCACCCCTACTATCTTGCACCACCCGCCAGGCCAAACTCATTACAACTCACACAGGACAAGTGATCAGCAGGATTGTGTCTGG
It encodes the following:
- a CDS encoding uncharacterized protein (CAZy:GH43; EggNog:ENOG503P1F3; COG:G) gives rise to the protein MHSLLFLAFLPLGVLSSPRTTLGNLDFPDPSVTFDPATSKWYAFATSGNTNNVQVAWSPSFPSFTSADARWTLLNKIDLLPTPGDWVNDTLPLIWAPDVHFIPQTKTYVMYYSGRLSGSPYHCIGVAVSKTSILGPYTPHPHPFACPDHDGGAIDSSGFFDAETNRRYVIYKVDGSAKGKGGPCGNGDKPGFPTPFVLQEVDISDGFTPVGPATTVLDRIPELDGPLIEAPNLVKTKRGRYVLFYSSHCYNTVDYDVRYAVAENIKGPWVRMGELIGRATQDYGFVAPGGASAVQGGEGGMVFHADCEAGRCMYETSWGVGEKGEVVLSDA